Genomic segment of Acidobacteriota bacterium:
ACCTGGTAGCGCCACGGAATCGCCAGGCGCTCCCCGAAGAACCGCAGCGACTCGTCGGGTGCGCGCTGATCGAGCTTCGCCTCGACGGCGAACCAGGGCTTCGCGTCGAGCGTCACGAGAAAATCGACCTCATGGCCGGCGCGATCACGAAGATACGTGAGCTCGCAGCGCAGGCCCTCGGCGTCCTCCAGAAGGTGGCAGAACTTCAGGAGGTGCGAGGCGATCATGTTCTCGAATCGCGCGGGCGGTGAATCCACCAGCGTCCAGTCCCAGAGGTAGATCTTCGGCATTTTCTTAAGCCCGCGCAGGCGCCGGTGGGTGTAGGGCCGCACGACGAAGAGATGGTAGAGGCGCTCGAGCACGTCGAGCCAGTGCGCCACGCCACGATGGCTCGCGTCGAGATCCTCGCGGAGCGAGTTGATCGAGAGCGGGGAGCCGACGCGCATGGGAATCATCTCGGCAAGGTGCTGGATCGGCGAGATCTCCCGGATCATCTCGAGGTCCCGCACGTCCTCCCGGAGGAAGCGATCGAGCCGCTCCTTCCGCCACCGGCGGGCGGTGCGCGCGGATTGCGCGAGGAAGGGCTCGGGGAATCCTCCGAATTCCATCAACGCGCGCACCGCGTCGGCCCCTCGTGGACCGGCGATTGGCAACTCGCCCCCCGGAGGGGGAAGGCGGAGGCGCGCGCCGAGCGCTTCGCCGCAGGAGAAGGGGTGGAGCCGGTAGTGGTGGTAGCGCCCCTGGAGCGAGTCGCCTCCACGACGGTAGACATCGAGCCGGGCGCTTCCCGTGACCAGAAACTCAAGCTTGCCCCGGTGCTTGTCGAACTCGCCCTTGAGCCACCGTTTCCAGCCGCGCCACTTGTGGATCTCGTCGAGGACGACGAGCGATCGGCCGCCCGGCCATCGCGCGGCCCGGATCTCCCGGCGATCGTCCTGCTGGTCCCAGTTGAGGTAGGTTCCCATGGTTCGCGTGGCGAGGACGTGCCTCGCCAGCGTCGTCTTGCCCACCTGGCGCGGGCCGGCGACGAAGACCATCCTCGAGGGGAGATCGGCGGCGACGAGGGGCTCGAGATAGCGTGCTCTGTCCATGTGCGGATCTTGCCACAAAGCAAAAAAAGTCTCAACTTTTTTTGCCTATAGGCAAAATCCGCCAGCCCCCGCCTCCCTCAGTTCACGCAGACGTACCCGAACGTCCCCGTCGTCCCCTTCGCCTGGAACCCGACCGTCCCCGCCGGCACCGCGCGCTTCGGCGTGAGGCTCATGAGCGGCGTGACGAGATCGTCCACGAAGACGTCGAACTTCGTCCCGTCGAAGGTGACCCTCACCGTGTAGAAGACGTTCACGTCGATCGGCTTCTTCGCCTTCGCGATCGCGACGATCGAGCCGCCGACCCTCTCCGCGAGCTTCCACAGGTCGGTCCCCGCCGCGGCCGAGAGCTCCATCGTGTTCTTCTTGTCGGCGAACCAGCCGAGAAGGACGATCTTCGTCTTCGCCGCCTTCGAGGTCTCCATGAGCGCTTCGACCGAGCAGTTGACGCACCCGGCGAAGGCCGGCGCCGCGACGGTCATCGCCTTCTTCGACGACATCCCGACGAGGTTCCCGTTCGACTCGCTCCACGCCGGCTTCACGTACGTCCAGTTCGGATCGAGGACGCCGTCCTCGAAGGCGTCGCCGAAGAGATTGCAGTTCGTGCCGCGGAAGTCCGGGAGGATCGTCACGGTGTAGTCGAGGGACGAGGCGCACGCCGCCGCGTCGGTGGCGGTGACGGTGAAGGTGAAGTCCCCAGTGGTCGTAGGCGTGCCCGAGAGGGCGCCGGTCACCGCGTCGAGCGCGAGCCCGGGAGGTAGGGCGCCGGCCGTCACGGTGTACGAGACGGGCGGGATCGCGGTCGTCGCGAGAATTGTCTGGTCGTACGGCATCCCGCGGGAGCCGTTGGGGAGGATCGGCGGGAAGAGGCCCAAGGAGCCGCAGACCGATGGCGCCACCAGGACCGAGTAGGCGGCGGTTCCGGTGCACATGTTCGCGTCGGTGGCCGCGGCGGTGAAGTCGAAGATGCCGGAGACGAGTGGGGTCCCCGAGATCAGTCCCGAGCCGCCGAGCATGACGCCGGTGGGAAGCGCCCCCCCGGCGACCTGGAAGGCGTACGACGGCGCCCCGCCGGAGGCCATCAGATTCTGGTTGTATGCGGATCCCTCGACACCGTTCGGGATGGTTGTTGGCGTGATCGCGATCGCCGGGCACGCGGCCGGGTTGACGACGAGGAAGAAGTCGCGAGAGACGGAGCACGATCCGTTCGTGGCCGCGAGCGTGAAGCTCGAGATCCCGGGCGCGGACGCGGCGCCGTCGATGAGGCCGATCCCCGAGAGGGCGTTCGGATCGAGGTTCAGCCCCGCCGGGAACGCTCCACCCGTCAGCGAGAAGGTGATCGGCGCGGTCCCGCCGGTCGCCAGGACCATCGTGCTGTAGGGCGTGTTCGCGATCGCGGTCGGGAGGGTGGTCGTCGTGATCGTGAGGCAAGGGTCGACGACGAGGATGTAGCCGAGGAGCCCTGTGCAGAAGTTCTCGTCGGTCGCCTGGACCACGAACGTGTACGTCCCCGGCGCCGTCGGCGTCCCCGCGAGAACGCCGGGGCCGGTGAGGCTGAGGCCCGGCGGGATCGCGCCGCTGACGACGGCGAAGGCGATCGGGCTCGTCCCGCCCGAGGTGACGGCGACGTTCTGGAGATACGCCGTCCCCTCCACGGCCGAGGGGAGGCGCGTCGGCGAGAAGGTGAAGAAGCAGCGCACCTGAAGGGTGTATCCCTGGCTCCTCGTGCAGGCGTCGGCGTCGGTGGCCGTCGCGACGAAGACGAAGGTCCCGGAGACGGTCGGCGTTCCGGCGAGGATCCCCGTGTTCGGATCGAGCGCGAGCCCCGGCGGCAGGACGCCGTCCGTCACGCTGTAGAGATACGGCCCCGTCCCTCCCGAGGCGACGAGGGGCTGGGAGTAGACCTCACCCGGGTTCGCCGCAGGGAGCGTTGACGGCGTGAGGGCGACCGTCGATCCCGAGCAGTTCACGCTGGAGGCGACAGTGATGGTGAGATCGAGAGTCCCTCGGCAGAGGTTGCCGTCGAAGGCCGCGACGGTGAAGTTGCTCCCGCCCGCGCTCGTCGGCACTCCGGACAGCTCGCCGGTGAGCGGGTTGAGCGCGACCCCTGTGGGAGGTGCGCCGCTCACGATTGCGAAGCGGTAGGGGGGAACGCCTCCCGACGGGGCGAGCGTCTCCGTGTAGAAGGCCCCGGCGGTTCCGTCGGGAAGCGTCGTCGGTCCGACCGTCACCGCGGGGCAGCTCGGGAAGACCTCGACGGAGCCCTCGTCGCACGCGGATCCCTGCGGGCGGAGGAGGCCTCTCTGGTCCGTCGCCTCGCACGCCGCGCCCGAAGCTCCGGTGTCGAGCGCCGGGGAGCCGGGGAGCGGCAGCCGGGTGAGATTCCGGCCGCCGTTGTTCTGGAGCGGGCCGAGGACCGGGTCGAGCAGTGTCACGTCGTTTGCGCCGAGTCCGGTGCACCCGTCGGCGTCCTTCACGAGGTTGCTTCCGAGCGAGGTCATCGCCCCCTCGCAGTCGTCGTTCGGACCCGAGGCGGTGTTCCCGGCCATGATGGTGTTCGAGAGGATCACCGCGCTGTTCGGGTCGGCGTTGATGCCGCCACCCCCGACGCCTCCCGTCGAGGAATTCCCGATCAGGGTGACGTTGTTGAGGATGAGCGTCGCCCCCGGGGCGTTGTAGATGCCGCCACCCCCTTCGGTCGAGGAGTTCCCGCTCAGCGTGCAGTTGGTGACGGTCATCGTGCCGGCGTTGAGGACGGCGCCGCCGCGGCTCGTGCCGACCGCCGAGTTCGTCGTGAGCGTGGATGCGTTGAGGGACAGCGTCCCCGCGTTGAAGATGCCGCCCCCTCCGCCCTGGGCCTGGTTGATCGTCATGGTGCACTGGGTCAACGTCAGCGTGCTCCCCGCCTCGTTGTGCACGGCGCCGCCCGCGCGGCCGCTCCCCGGGTCATTGTTCGCATCCCCCTGGGAGAGCCTGAGCCCGATGATCGAGACGTTGCCCGAGAGGACGTGCAGGATGCGCCCGACGCTGCTCTGGATGTCCGTCGTGCCGATGCCGATGATGGTGACGTCGTCGGTGATGTCGAGGTCCCCCGTGAGGCCGAGGTCCTCGTCCGCGCCCGAGATCGTGAGGTTGTACGTCCCCGGCGGCAGGTTGATGACGTCGGGCCCCGGGAGGAAATTCGCCTCCTGGATCGCCTCCCTCAGCGAGCAGGAGTCGCAGACTCCGTCGGGGGTCGGATCCGAGATGTCCGCGTACGTCGTGACGTTGAAGGTCGCCGATCCGGCGAGGGTCGACGAGGCGAGGAGCGCGGCACAAACGACGGCGAGAAGTGTCCTGTTCACGTGGCGTCTCCTTTTCAATTCACCGGCCCGCCGCCCCCCGGGGGAGCCGGCGCCTCGGTGACCGCGCCGTAGTGAGCCTCGTACCGCGCGATGTTCTCGGCTAGGGCGCGGGAGATGCGCTTCATGTGCCCCGGGCTCACGATGACGCGCGCCGAGAGCTTCCCCGCCTCGGGGAGCATGCTGAAGAAGTCGATGAAGAACTCCTCCTGCGTGTGCGACACGATCATGTGGTTCGAGTAGACGCCCCCCACGATGTCGTCGGTGACCTTGATCGGGATCTGCCTCTGCTTGGGCGCTTCGTCGCTCATCGTCGTGCTCCTCCGGTCGGGCGATTCAACGGCCGGGCCGTGTCGGCACGAGCCGCGTCAG
This window contains:
- a CDS encoding ATP-binding protein, producing the protein MDRARYLEPLVAADLPSRMVFVAGPRQVGKTTLARHVLATRTMGTYLNWDQQDDRREIRAARWPGGRSLVVLDEIHKWRGWKRWLKGEFDKHRGKLEFLVTGSARLDVYRRGGDSLQGRYHHYRLHPFSCGEALGARLRLPPPGGELPIAGPRGADAVRALMEFGGFPEPFLAQSARTARRWRKERLDRFLREDVRDLEMIREISPIQHLAEMIPMRVGSPLSINSLREDLDASHRGVAHWLDVLERLYHLFVVRPYTHRRLRGLKKMPKIYLWDWTLVDSPPARFENMIASHLLKFCHLLEDAEGLRCELTYLRDRAGHEVDFLVTLDAKPWFAVEAKLDQRAPDESLRFFGERLAIPWRYQVSLEGGRDFVQSGARCLTADRLLPGLV
- a CDS encoding putative Ig domain-containing protein, with amino-acid sequence MNRTLLAVVCAALLASSTLAGSATFNVTTYADISDPTPDGVCDSCSLREAIQEANFLPGPDVINLPPGTYNLTISGADEDLGLTGDLDITDDVTIIGIGTTDIQSSVGRILHVLSGNVSIIGLRLSQGDANNDPGSGRAGGAVHNEAGSTLTLTQCTMTINQAQGGGGGIFNAGTLSLNASTLTTNSAVGTSRGGAVLNAGTMTVTNCTLSGNSSTEGGGGIYNAPGATLILNNVTLIGNSSTGGVGGGGINADPNSAVILSNTIMAGNTASGPNDDCEGAMTSLGSNLVKDADGCTGLGANDVTLLDPVLGPLQNNGGRNLTRLPLPGSPALDTGASGAACEATDQRGLLRPQGSACDEGSVEVFPSCPAVTVGPTTLPDGTAGAFYTETLAPSGGVPPYRFAIVSGAPPTGVALNPLTGELSGVPTSAGGSNFTVAAFDGNLCRGTLDLTITVASSVNCSGSTVALTPSTLPAANPGEVYSQPLVASGGTGPYLYSVTDGVLPPGLALDPNTGILAGTPTVSGTFVFVATATDADACTRSQGYTLQVRCFFTFSPTRLPSAVEGTAYLQNVAVTSGGTSPIAFAVVSGAIPPGLSLTGPGVLAGTPTAPGTYTFVVQATDENFCTGLLGYILVVDPCLTITTTTLPTAIANTPYSTMVLATGGTAPITFSLTGGAFPAGLNLDPNALSGIGLIDGAASAPGISSFTLAATNGSCSVSRDFFLVVNPAACPAIAITPTTIPNGVEGSAYNQNLMASGGAPSYAFQVAGGALPTGVMLGGSGLISGTPLVSGIFDFTAAATDANMCTGTAAYSVLVAPSVCGSLGLFPPILPNGSRGMPYDQTILATTAIPPVSYTVTAGALPPGLALDAVTGALSGTPTTTGDFTFTVTATDAAACASSLDYTVTILPDFRGTNCNLFGDAFEDGVLDPNWTYVKPAWSESNGNLVGMSSKKAMTVAAPAFAGCVNCSVEALMETSKAAKTKIVLLGWFADKKNTMELSAAAGTDLWKLAERVGGSIVAIAKAKKPIDVNVFYTVRVTFDGTKFDVFVDDLVTPLMSLTPKRAVPAGTVGFQAKGTTGTFGYVCVN
- a CDS encoding DUF3467 domain-containing protein, producing the protein MSDEAPKQRQIPIKVTDDIVGGVYSNHMIVSHTQEEFFIDFFSMLPEAGKLSARVIVSPGHMKRISRALAENIARYEAHYGAVTEAPAPPGGGGPVN